A window of Blautia argi genomic DNA:
AAATTTCTTCTTCGCTTCCCAGAACGTCTACAAGACCTGCATGCTCGCTCTGGTATGCAGCGCTTGAAGTATCACATTTGGAAATTTCATTTCCTTCCAGTGCATTCGGGGAGTTTACAAACAGTCTTCCCTTTGTGTCTTCCATAAATGTAAAGTCTGTCAAAGCCGGAACGACTGCAAGTCCGCCGCCACAGGTACCGAAAATTCCTGTAATCTGAGGAATCACACCAGATGCCATAACCTGTTTTGTGTAAATTTCGCCAAAAGCGTTTAATGCATCTGTTGCTTCCTGCAGTCTTAAGCCTGCACAGTCAAGCAGACCGATAATCGGTGCGCCTGTCTTCATGGCTAAATCGTACAGATTTGCAATTTTCTTTGCATGCATTTCACCAATGGAACCGTTTAACACGGAGGCGTCCTGGCTGTACACATATACCAGGCTACCGTCAATGACACCGTATCCGGTAATGACGCCGTCTGCCGGTGTTTCTTTTTCAGATAAGTTGAAATCTGTGTTTCTGGCTGTTACATAGCCGCCGATTTCAACAAAGCTGTTCTCATCAAGTAAAGAGTTAATTCTCTTACTCGCTAAGGTTTGTGCTGTACTACTCATTGTTCAGCCCTCCATCTTAAATTTATTTTTCACAGCAAAAGCACAATCCGCCTGCTGTTTACCGGGATTTCTGCACTATCACTGTGAGCCTTATCCGGTCTTTGTGCAGAAATTTTCACCGATTCACTGTATTGTGCTACATTAGTAAAACCAATTTCTGCCGAGTATAATTGTACCTTGTTTCGAATTATTTTTCAATAGTTTTTGACAAAGTTTTAACGCCCTTTTCTGCTGCGCCAAAGCTCTTCACAATTTTTCATACAGGTGTATAAAAGAGAGTATGTCCCGTTTTTTTCTATTTCTACCTCTAATTCCTCTGCAAATAAAAATTCTATACAAAGATATCCCAGTCCTGAAAGCTGTTCCCTTTGTTTTGTTTTTGCCAGAGCGCACATTCTCTGAAAGGAAGTATGGGAGGCGCCTTTAAAAAAGTTGTAAATTTCCTGGAAACCCCGGTAAAGCAAATACCAGAAACCAATCCACGCCAGCTCTGCCCTCTCTGCTTCCCCTCCTCTAATGTCCTCCAAAAGCCCAAGGACTGCTTCAGCACAAAGCTTCTCCTCGCAGGAAAGAGAATGCCAGAAATATTCCCCCTGATAAACGCTGCTTTCCGCGCGCTGCAGAAGATAGGCTCTCCACTCCTCCTCCATATGAATGACCATGTTCTGGCACCGATGATTTTTTGCCTATGGCATAGAGCAGCGTATAGGTAATATCTGCATATTTCTTCTCTGTCTTTGGCACAAAATCACCGCCGCCAGGATCGTAAGAGCCTTCCTCCTGCAAAAAGTCCGAACTCTGCCTTATCTGTATGCAAAGCCCCTGAAATAAAATCCCCTTTTTTCTCATAGACTGCCTCTTTTCCGTCTGCACCTGCACTGTGAGGAATTTTCTTCTTTTTCTTTATACTTATCCGGGAACTCAAAGAACTGATAGATGAAATAGCAATAGAAATATGGAATAAAGTGAGAAAACAAAAAGAATAAAACAAAATTTAAAGAACTGATAGATACGCCAACTGAAATGCCGCGCAGACCTGTTTTTATTTTAGATATATTTTACTACAGAGCCTGGAAAATTACAAGGAATTTTCTCAGACTCTGCAATAAAATTTTATCAGGCTTTCTTTACGCCATGGTCACTTTTCTGAAGTTCTTCTTACCTTTCTTCAGCACAATTCCCTCTCCCTGAAGTTTTTCTCCTGCAAGAAGGTATTTGATATCTGTAATCTTCTCTCCGTCCACAGATACTCCGCCCTGCTCAATGGCGCGTCTTGCCTCTGAACGGGTATTCGCCAGTCCACTGTTTACCAGAAGGGAAATCAGGTCAATATTTCCATCTGTAAGCGCGCTCTCCTCAATCTTTGCAGAAGGCATATTTGCTGCATTTCCGCTGGTGAATAAAGCTCTTGCTGCTTCCTGAGCTTTCTCTGCTTCTTCTTTTTCCGTGTACCAGTTCGGTCAGCTCATAAGCCAGAATTTCTTTTGCTTTGTTTAACTGGCTTCCTTCCCAACTGTCCATTTCATCAATCTGTTCCAGAGGCAGGAAGGTCAGCATACGGATACATTTCAGCACGTCTGCATCTGCCACATTTCTCCAGTACTGGTAAAAATCAAAAGGAGAAGTCTTATTCGGATCTAACCATACAGCGCCGGACTGTGTTTTTCCCATTTTTTTGCCTTCAGAATTGAGTAGCAGAGTAATGGTCATAGCACAGGCATTTTTTCCCAACTTTCTTCTGATTAATTCTGTTCCGCCCAGCATGTTGCTCCACTGGTCGTCTCCGCCAAACTGCATGTTGCAGCCATATTTCTGGTACAGCATGTAGAAATCATAGCTCTGCATAATCATATAGTTAAACTCCAGGAAGCTCAATCCCTTTTCCATACGCTGTTTGTAGCACTCTGCAGCGAGCATACGGTTTACAGAAAAGTGAGCCCCAACCTCTCTTAACAGCTCTACATAATTTAAATCCAGCAGCCAGTCTGCATTATTTACCATTAATGCTTTTCCTTCAGAAAAATCAATAAAACGCTCCATCTGCTTTTTAAAGCAGTCACAGTTGTGCTGAATCATTTCCGGTGTCATCATGGAACGCATGTCGCTTCTTCCGGAAGGGTCACCGATGTATCCGGTTCCGCCGCCAATCAGGGCAATAGGCTTATTACCAGCCATCTGCAGACGCTTCATCAGGCACAGTGCCATAAAGTGACCTACATGAAGGCTGTCTGCTGTAGGGTCAAAGCCAATGTAAAAAGTTGCCTTTCCATTGTTTACCAGTTCTCTGATTTCTTCTTCGTCTGTTACCTGGGCAATTAAGCCTCTGGCAACCAGTTCGTCATAAATTTTCATGTTTGCAATCTCCTTTTCTCTATGCTAAAAAGAGCCCTCGCCCTTTTTGATTTATAAAAGGACGAGAACTCTAAAATCCCCGTGTTACCACCTTTATTCACAGCCAGCTCGCACTGATCTGCCTCTGCAAGTACAGCATAAGCGATACTCATCGTGTTTTAACGTACACGCATCCGTCACAGCCTACTCATCTCTTTTCGGTGTGAAGCTCAGGGAGGTATTCGCTTTTCAGATTTCCACGCGCCTCTCATCTTCCGGCTGCTTTCTGTGTGTGCCTCTGCAAACTACTTGTTCCCGTCTTTGCCTTTCTCTCATACAAAGACAGTATACAAATCCCCACCTGTTTTGTCAAGCCATGTTTTGTTTGCTTTTCCAACTCACAGCAATGCAGTAAGCACAATGACAAGCCTCTGAAAATCTACAACTTTGCAGTGTTCCACACATACTCGCCGTTTTCTTTGATCCCGTAAAAATCACTGAAATTCAGAGCAAAAATATCTTTTTCTATTTTGTCTACAGGAATCTCATTTTTAATTAAATACTGCCAGATTCCGCCGTGGGAAATATCTCCCTGTAAAAGTACACCTGCAACCTTGCCGTCCCTTAAAATCACACGCTTATAGCTGCTTGCACCTTCTCTTACCAGAACAGTATCCCCTTCCTGCGGCACAATAATTCCCACACACATGGAAACCAGCCCAAAAAAATTAATAGTATTTTTCATTGCATACCGGTCTGTATAAGCTACTTTACTTCCGCACATGTTCAGGGCTGCTGTTTCTCCCTGCTTCTGGGCATTTGGCCAGATTCCGGAAAGACCTGTTACATCGCCTGCTGCGTAAACATCTTCTGCACCTGTTTCCAGATACTCATTGACCTGCATACCCCGGTCAATGATAATTCCCTCTCCGTCCATACCTGCCACTGCAGAACGTACACCTGCTGCCACAATCACCAAATCACAGGTAATTTCTGTTCCATTGTCCAATACCAGACAGGTAATTTCCCCCGCTTCATTCATAATGGTATCTGCAGCCTTTCTTCCCAAATAAAAGGTTGCCCCTGCTTTTTCAAAGCGCTTCTGGTATTCAAAGGCTCCTGTTTTATCCAACTGAATGGGAAGAATCTGATCTGCCATTTCAATAATGGATACCTTTTTTCCTGTTTCCATAAGTCCGTAGGCTGCGTCAAGCCCCACCAGACCTGAACCGATAATGGCAATATGCTCTGCTTTTTCCGCCAGAGCATCAATAGCCTGGGCATCTCTTAAGTGACGCAGACCGAACACATTCTTGGCTTCTCTTAAATTTCCTACCGGCGGAATAAAGCTTTCCGCACCTGTGGCAATAAGAAGTCTGTCATAAGAGATTTCCTCTCCCTTGTCTGTCACAACCCTTTTTGCAGCTGTATCCAGCTTTGTTACCGTAACTCCGGCTTTCCATTCAATGTTGTTTTTCTCAAAGAAATCCGGGTCTACAAAGCTGATGCCCTCTGCGCTTCTTTCATGGCTTAAAAATTTGTGCAGCATACAACGAGAATGTACCTGTGTATCCGTAGAAATCATGGTAATCTTCCCCTGAGAATCTGCTTTTCTGATAGTCCTCGCCGCAGTGATGCCTGCTGCTCCGGCTCCTAAAATCACATATTCCATTGCTACACCTCCTCTACCCAGATTGCCTGCTTTGGACAGGCCTTGACACAACTTGGCTCTTCGCCCTTTTCTATGCAGAAATCGCATTTGATAACCTTCATATTTGTGCTGTCGTCCGGTTTTAACACCCCGTAAGGACAATTCATAACACACATAAAGCAGGAACCGCATTTTTTCTCATCATACTGTACATGTCCTGTTTTTTCGTCCTTGGTAAGCGCGCCGCTCATACAGGACATCACGCATTCCGGCTGGTCACAGTGTCTGCAGAAGACAGGCGTATAGCTTCCGTCCGGATTCTTGTAGATATAGTTGCGGGATTCATTGGCAATGTCTGTCAAATCCAAGGTATACACACTGCCTTCGTCTTTTCTGTGTGCCTGCATACATGCAATGGAGCAGCTTTTGCAGCCATCGCATTTGGCAGCATCTATCATTATTCTTTTCATGAGATACCCCCGTTGTTTTTTAGATATTCAGTCCTGCACGTTTTTCTTCAATAATCTTGTCCAGAATGTCTGCGCTTTCCTTTGCATTCCCGTTGATAATCACCTGTCCGCCTGTGATATTTTTCATATCCTCTGTAAGAAGCTTAACTGCAGTCTTACTTCCTGTCACAAACGGAGGCAGTCCCAGGTGCAGCGGAAGTCCCAGCGCCAGACCAAAGCAGCCGTCTGCCAGAGCCTGTTCTTCCAGCCACTGTGCAGCAGAGAGAACCAGCGGAAGCTGCGGAATATCTACGCCAATAGCTTCTGCAAGCTCTGTAGCTACAATTTCCAGACGTCCGATAGCCAAACATGGACCGAAGTTTAATACCGGAGGAATGTTTAATTTTTCACAAACTGCGCGAAGCTTCGGACCAGCCAGTTTCGCTGCTTCCGGTGTCATAAGACCACAGTTTTCAATACCGCCTGAAGAACAGCCGGCTGTCAGCACCAGGATATCCTTTGCAATGAGTTCCTTGGTAAGCTCGACAGAAAGCACGTCATGTCCTCCTGCTGTTAAGTTGGAACAGCCTACTACACCTGCAATACCTTTGATATCTCCAGATACAATCAGGTCAATGAGAGGTTTCCAGTTACCCCCTAAGAAGTCTTTTAAAGAGCCCTCGGAAACACCGGTTAAGGTATGGTCATTTCCATGTTCAGGCATAAGGTTCATTGGCACATTGCCTCTTCTTGCCTTGTACGCTTCTACAATTTCATCAATGATTTCTTCGCTCTGTTTTTCTCTTTCTTCAAACACAAATGGTTTTAATTCTGCATTGGCCTTCTTTGCCACATCGTCCAGACAAATCTGTTTGATTTTCAGCTCATCGCAGATTGGCTCAATACCCGGAAGTGTACAGTTGAATTCAGAAAGCACTGCATCAATACCGCCTGTAGCCAGAACAGCTTCACTGGTGTAGTTATTTCCTGCATGCCCGTCAAACACTTCTTCATAGTGTGCGCCGCGAAGCTGTAAATCCTGTCCTACACAAGTACAGCCTACCAGCTTAAATCCTTTTGCCCCGGCTGCTTTTGCTTTTGCAATGGCTGCTTCAGAGGTAAGTCTTTCCTGTAAATCAACAAAAATAGTATGCTGATGTCCGGTAATCATGATGTTGATGTAATCCGGATC
This region includes:
- the cooS gene encoding anaerobic carbon-monoxide dehydrogenase catalytic subunit: MNQCFGCNTCASADKPLEGFIRELPMETSHHRVEGQSTKCGFGLQGVCCRLCSNGPCRITPKAPRGICGATADVIVARNFLRAVASGSGCYIHIVENTALNVKKTAEIKGEIKGEKSLARLAEIFNVQGVDKWDTAKQVAQKVLDDLYKPEYEKMELVEKMAYAPRFKKWQELGILPGGAKSEVFHGVVKCSTNLNSDPVDMYTDCLKLGISTGLYGLTLTNLLNDVLLGEPELRMAPVGLRVIDPDYINIMITGHQHTIFVDLQERLTSEAAIAKAKAAGAKGFKLVGCTCVGQDLQLRGAHYEEVFDGHAGNNYTSEAVLATGGIDAVLSEFNCTLPGIEPICDELKIKQICLDDVAKKANAELKPFVFEEREKQSEEIIDEIVEAYKARRGNVPMNLMPEHGNDHTLTGVSEGSLKDFLGGNWKPLIDLIVSGDIKGIAGVVGCSNLTAGGHDVLSVELTKELIAKDILVLTAGCSSGGIENCGLMTPEAAKLAGPKLRAVCEKLNIPPVLNFGPCLAIGRLEIVATELAEAIGVDIPQLPLVLSAAQWLEEQALADGCFGLALGLPLHLGLPPFVTGSKTAVKLLTEDMKNITGGQVIINGNAKESADILDKIIEEKRAGLNI
- a CDS encoding NAD(P)/FAD-dependent oxidoreductase, yielding MEYVILGAGAAGITAARTIRKADSQGKITMISTDTQVHSRCMLHKFLSHERSAEGISFVDPDFFEKNNIEWKAGVTVTKLDTAAKRVVTDKGEEISYDRLLIATGAESFIPPVGNLREAKNVFGLRHLRDAQAIDALAEKAEHIAIIGSGLVGLDAAYGLMETGKKVSIIEMADQILPIQLDKTGAFEYQKRFEKAGATFYLGRKAADTIMNEAGEITCLVLDNGTEITCDLVIVAAGVRSAVAGMDGEGIIIDRGMQVNEYLETGAEDVYAAGDVTGLSGIWPNAQKQGETAALNMCGSKVAYTDRYAMKNTINFFGLVSMCVGIIVPQEGDTVLVREGASSYKRVILRDGKVAGVLLQGDISHGGIWQYLIKNEIPVDKIEKDIFALNFSDFYGIKENGEYVWNTAKL
- a CDS encoding 4Fe-4S dicluster domain-containing protein codes for the protein MKRIMIDAAKCDGCKSCSIACMQAHRKDEGSVYTLDLTDIANESRNYIYKNPDGSYTPVFCRHCDQPECVMSCMSGALTKDEKTGHVQYDEKKCGSCFMCVMNCPYGVLKPDDSTNMKVIKCDFCIEKGEEPSCVKACPKQAIWVEEV